The following proteins are co-located in the Micromonospora viridifaciens genome:
- the lhgO gene encoding L-2-hydroxyglutarate oxidase encodes MSHVVVGAGIVGLAVARELLLRRPGSSVVVLDKERQVGLHQTGHNSGVVHAGVYYQPGSLKATLCRRGVALLREYTAEHDIAYQELGKVIVARNTTEQARLADLLARARANGVPDVQLLGPDGLRDREPHARGVAALLSPHTAVVDFGEVARSLAADVARLGGEVRLGAAVTGIARRGEQVLLATANGQHVVAEQVILCAGLHVDRLAALAGGDPSPRILPFRGEYYRLRPERSSLVRGLIYPVPDPRYPFLGVHLTRRVDGTVDVGPNAVLALAREGYRRRDVRLGDLLATLGYPGFPRLAARHWRTGARELLGSLLKGRFVAAARHYVPELTAADLVRAPAGVRAQAVDRRGDLVDDFRIEIMGRVVAVRNAPSPAATSSLAIAEHVVERALAAATERE; translated from the coding sequence ATGAGCCACGTGGTGGTCGGCGCGGGGATCGTGGGGCTGGCGGTCGCCCGGGAGTTGCTGCTCCGTCGCCCCGGCAGCTCCGTCGTGGTGCTCGACAAGGAGCGCCAGGTCGGCCTGCATCAGACCGGCCACAACAGCGGCGTCGTGCACGCCGGCGTCTACTACCAACCGGGGTCGCTGAAGGCGACGCTGTGCCGGCGGGGGGTCGCGCTGCTGCGCGAGTACACCGCCGAGCACGACATCGCCTACCAGGAGCTCGGCAAGGTCATCGTCGCGCGCAACACCACGGAGCAGGCCCGGCTGGCCGACCTGCTCGCCCGAGCGCGGGCCAACGGCGTGCCCGACGTCCAACTGCTGGGGCCGGACGGCCTGCGCGACCGGGAACCCCACGCCCGGGGTGTCGCCGCACTCCTGTCGCCGCACACCGCCGTGGTCGACTTCGGCGAGGTCGCCCGGTCCCTCGCCGCCGACGTGGCCCGGCTCGGCGGCGAGGTCCGCCTGGGCGCCGCCGTGACCGGCATCGCCCGGCGCGGCGAGCAGGTCCTGCTCGCCACCGCGAACGGGCAGCACGTCGTGGCCGAGCAGGTCATCCTCTGCGCCGGCCTGCACGTCGACCGGCTCGCCGCCCTGGCCGGTGGAGATCCCTCGCCCCGGATCCTGCCGTTCCGCGGCGAGTACTACCGCCTGCGGCCGGAGCGGTCGTCGCTGGTGCGGGGGCTGATCTACCCGGTGCCCGACCCGCGGTACCCGTTCCTCGGTGTCCACCTCACCCGCCGGGTCGACGGGACTGTCGACGTCGGTCCCAACGCCGTGCTCGCGCTGGCCCGGGAGGGCTACCGCCGCCGGGACGTCCGCCTCGGCGACCTGCTCGCGACGCTGGGCTACCCCGGATTCCCCCGGCTGGCCGCCCGACACTGGCGCACCGGCGCGCGGGAGCTGCTCGGGTCGCTGCTCAAGGGCCGGTTCGTCGCCGCCGCCCGGCACTACGTCCCCGAGCTGACCGCCGCGGACCTGGTCCGCGCCCCGGCCGGTGTCCGCGCCCAGGCCGTGGACCGGCGCGGTGACCTCGTCGACGACTTCCGCATCGAAATCATGGGACGGGTCGTCGCGGTCCGCAACGCCCCCTCGCCCGCGGCGACGTCCTCGCTGGCCATCGCCGAGCACGTGGTGGAGCGGGCGCTGGCGGCGGCGACCGAACGGGAGTAG